A genome region from Blautia coccoides includes the following:
- a CDS encoding alpha-amylase family glycosyl hydrolase codes for MAKWYEEAVFYHMYPIGMTGAPRVNKDEGVVHRFAELEKWLPHLADIKATAIYIGPLFESTTHGYDTRDYKLVDQRLGDNEDFARFVEKAHQMGIKVVVDGVFNHTGREFFAFRDIQENREGSRYCGWYKGINFGWNNPYNDGFSYEAWRNCFELVNLNLQNPEVKGYLLDVIDFWIDTFDIDGIRLDCADCLDFGFMEDMRRRTGEKKEDFWLMGEVIHGDYSRYIQDGQKMLHSVTNYELHKGIYSGHNDHNYFEIAHTIRREFEENGGIYRGMKLYSFVDNHDVDRIYSKINVKEHIFPIYTLLYTLPGIPSIYYGSEWGIEGSKNNGGDDALRPAVDISEALEEQKDSKIMLWVKTLGEMHEKYKTCLAEGRYRELLLTNRQLAFMRFTEEEGLITAVNNDEEPAQVSIPVPMENKHYVNLLTQEEAEPENGRLNFTIEAAGSVLLEIRNSTED; via the coding sequence ATGGCAAAATGGTATGAAGAGGCAGTATTTTACCATATGTACCCGATTGGGATGACTGGCGCTCCCAGGGTGAATAAAGACGAAGGCGTTGTACACCGCTTCGCGGAACTGGAGAAATGGCTGCCGCATCTTGCAGACATTAAGGCAACGGCAATCTATATCGGACCGCTGTTTGAGTCCACCACCCACGGTTACGACACCAGAGATTATAAGCTGGTGGATCAGCGGCTTGGGGATAACGAAGATTTTGCCCGGTTTGTGGAAAAGGCACACCAGATGGGGATCAAGGTTGTGGTGGACGGTGTGTTCAATCACACAGGAAGAGAGTTCTTTGCATTCCGGGATATCCAGGAGAACCGGGAAGGCTCCAGGTACTGCGGATGGTACAAGGGAATCAATTTCGGATGGAACAATCCCTACAATGACGGATTTTCCTATGAGGCATGGAGAAACTGCTTTGAGCTTGTCAATTTGAACCTGCAGAATCCGGAGGTGAAAGGATATCTTTTGGATGTGATCGATTTCTGGATCGATACATTTGATATTGACGGTATCCGTCTGGACTGTGCGGACTGTCTTGACTTTGGATTCATGGAGGATATGCGCAGACGTACCGGGGAGAAAAAGGAAGACTTCTGGCTCATGGGAGAAGTTATCCACGGTGATTACAGCCGTTATATCCAGGACGGACAGAAAATGCTGCACAGCGTTACAAACTATGAGCTTCACAAAGGCATTTATTCCGGACATAATGACCACAATTATTTCGAGATCGCCCATACCATACGAAGAGAATTTGAGGAGAATGGGGGAATCTACAGGGGAATGAAGCTGTATTCCTTTGTTGACAATCACGATGTAGACCGCATTTACAGTAAGATCAACGTGAAGGAGCATATTTTCCCGATCTACACACTGCTGTATACATTACCAGGAATTCCATCCATCTATTACGGATCTGAATGGGGGATCGAGGGAAGCAAAAATAACGGCGGTGATGATGCGCTCAGGCCGGCTGTGGATATCAGTGAAGCGCTGGAAGAGCAGAAAGATTCCAAGATCATGCTTTGGGTCAAAACACTTGGGGAAATGCATGAAAAGTATAAAACCTGTCTTGCAGAGGGCAGATACAGGGAACTGCTGCTGACCAACAGACAGTTGGCATTTATGCGTTTTACTGAGGAAGAAGGCCTGATCACAGCAGTGAACAATGATGAGGAACCGGCACAGGTGAGCATCCCGGTGCCAATGGAAAATAAACATTATGTAAACCTTTTAACCCAGGAGGAAGCAGAGCCGGAGAACGGCCGGCTGAATTTTACCATAGAAGCAGCAGGCAGCGTCCTGCTGGAAATCCGTAACAGTACAGAAGACTGA
- a CDS encoding TatD family hydrolase — MIFETHAHYDDEAFDKDRDSLLPSLAKHGIEKIINVGASLRGVADTVRLTEKYPFVYGAVGVHPDEIGSLDEEKMKWLRSLCDLPKVVAVGEIGLDYYWDKEHHDIQKKWFVRQMDLAKETELPIIVHSRDAAKDTLDIMKAERADNLKGVIHCYSYSVEQAKEYMNMGYYLGVGGVVTFKNGKRLKDVVEYAPLEYLLLETDAPYLAPEPYRRHRNCSAYLTYVAEEIARIKGVSYETVVDVTRENAGKLFGI, encoded by the coding sequence ATGATATTTGAGACACATGCACATTACGATGACGAGGCGTTTGACAAGGACAGGGACAGCCTGCTTCCTTCCTTGGCAAAGCACGGAATCGAGAAGATCATCAACGTGGGCGCCAGCCTGCGGGGGGTGGCCGATACGGTCAGGCTTACAGAGAAATATCCTTTTGTGTACGGTGCGGTAGGCGTTCACCCCGACGAGATAGGGAGTCTTGATGAGGAGAAAATGAAATGGCTCAGAAGTCTGTGTGACCTTCCAAAGGTGGTAGCCGTGGGAGAAATCGGACTTGATTATTATTGGGACAAGGAACACCATGATATTCAGAAAAAGTGGTTCGTCCGCCAGATGGATCTGGCTAAAGAGACAGAACTTCCCATTATAGTCCACAGCCGTGACGCGGCAAAGGATACGCTGGACATCATGAAAGCCGAGAGAGCAGACAATTTAAAAGGCGTGATCCACTGTTATTCCTACTCAGTGGAACAGGCAAAGGAATACATGAATATGGGTTATTATCTTGGCGTGGGCGGAGTTGTCACCTTCAAGAACGGAAAACGGCTGAAAGACGTGGTGGAATATGCGCCGCTGGAATATCTGCTGTTGGAGACAGATGCCCCGTATCTGGCACCGGAGCCGTACAGAAGGCACAGAAACTGTTCGGCCTATCTGACTTATGTGGCGGAAGAGATAGCCAGGATAAAAGGCGTTTCCTATGAAACTGTGGTGGATGTGACCAGGGAAAACGCCGGGAAGCTGTTTGGCATATAA
- the glgB gene encoding 1,4-alpha-glucan branching protein GlgB, whose amino-acid sequence MAKGKTMRFSEMDRYLFGEGTHYEIYKLMGAHPTTQRGKDGVYFAVWAPHAESVSVVGDFNKWDPDKNVMKCDNDMGIYQLFVPKVREGDLYKFCITTYKGKLLFKADPYANYAEHRPGTASCVYDISRFKWGDSVWMKKRQEFNEKKDAMSIYELHPGSWKKHPLKDGDEDGFYNYRELAHSLADYVKEMGYTHVELMGIAEHPFDGSWGYQVTGYYAPTSRYGTPEDFQYFVNYMHKNKIGVILDWVPAHFPKDAHGLADFDGTPTYEYADPRKGEHPDWGTKVFDYGKNEVKNFLIANALFWIQEYHIDGLRVDAVASMLYLDYGREAGQWIPNKYGENKNLEAIEFFKHLNSVVLGKNKGTVMIAEESTAWPMVTGKPEEGGLGFSLKWNMGWMHDFLEYMKLDPYFRKYNHHKMTFSMSYAYSEKYVLVLSHDEVVHLKCSMINKMPGLGQDKFENLKAGYSYMFGHPGKKLLFMGQEFGQFQEWSEARELDWFLLAEPEHEQLQAYVKELLALYKKYPALYANDDNEQGFEWINADDAARSIFSFIRKSPTGRNNLLFVINYTPVAREDYRVGVPKRKQYKLILNSKDPKFGGDTPVEQTVYKAVKKECDGRDYSFAYPLPAYGVAVFLY is encoded by the coding sequence ATGGCTAAAGGAAAAACAATGAGGTTCTCGGAGATGGACCGCTATTTATTCGGGGAAGGGACACATTATGAAATCTATAAGCTGATGGGTGCACATCCTACAACACAGCGGGGCAAGGACGGCGTGTATTTCGCCGTCTGGGCTCCTCATGCAGAATCCGTGTCTGTTGTGGGGGATTTCAACAAATGGGATCCCGACAAAAACGTGATGAAATGTGACAACGACATGGGCATTTACCAGCTCTTCGTACCCAAAGTGCGGGAAGGAGATCTGTACAAATTCTGTATCACTACATACAAGGGCAAGCTTCTCTTTAAGGCAGACCCTTATGCCAACTATGCGGAGCACCGTCCGGGCACGGCCTCCTGTGTGTATGATATCTCCAGGTTTAAATGGGGAGACTCCGTCTGGATGAAGAAGCGTCAGGAGTTCAATGAAAAGAAGGATGCCATGTCCATCTATGAACTGCATCCTGGCTCCTGGAAAAAACATCCGTTAAAGGACGGAGATGAGGATGGATTTTACAATTACAGAGAGCTGGCGCATTCCCTGGCTGACTATGTGAAAGAGATGGGGTATACCCATGTGGAACTGATGGGGATTGCAGAGCACCCCTTTGACGGTTCCTGGGGATATCAGGTTACAGGATATTATGCACCCACTTCCAGGTATGGTACCCCTGAGGACTTCCAGTATTTTGTGAATTACATGCATAAAAATAAAATAGGCGTGATCCTTGACTGGGTGCCGGCACATTTTCCGAAGGATGCCCACGGACTGGCTGATTTTGACGGAACCCCTACATATGAATATGCAGATCCAAGAAAAGGGGAGCATCCGGACTGGGGGACAAAAGTTTTCGATTACGGCAAAAATGAGGTGAAGAACTTCCTGATCGCCAACGCGCTTTTTTGGATACAGGAATATCACATTGACGGGCTTCGTGTGGATGCAGTGGCCTCCATGCTGTATCTGGATTATGGAAGAGAGGCAGGGCAGTGGATACCGAACAAATACGGTGAGAACAAGAACCTGGAAGCGATTGAATTCTTTAAGCACCTGAACTCCGTAGTCCTTGGGAAAAACAAAGGTACTGTCATGATCGCCGAGGAATCCACAGCATGGCCAATGGTGACGGGCAAGCCTGAGGAAGGCGGTCTGGGATTCAGTCTGAAATGGAATATGGGATGGATGCACGATTTTCTGGAATATATGAAGCTTGACCCATATTTCCGCAAATATAATCACCATAAGATGACGTTCTCCATGAGTTACGCCTACAGTGAGAAGTACGTCCTTGTATTGTCTCATGATGAGGTTGTGCATCTGAAGTGCTCTATGATCAACAAGATGCCCGGGCTGGGACAGGACAAGTTTGAGAACCTGAAAGCCGGATACAGCTACATGTTCGGACATCCGGGTAAAAAGCTGCTGTTCATGGGACAGGAATTCGGCCAGTTCCAGGAGTGGAGCGAGGCCAGGGAGCTTGACTGGTTCCTGCTGGCAGAACCGGAACATGAGCAGCTTCAGGCTTATGTGAAGGAATTGCTTGCTCTGTATAAGAAGTATCCAGCCCTCTATGCCAATGATGACAATGAGCAGGGATTTGAGTGGATCAATGCGGATGACGCGGCGAGAAGTATATTCAGCTTTATCAGGAAGTCTCCCACAGGAAGGAATAATCTGTTGTTTGTCATCAATTATACACCGGTTGCCAGAGAGGATTATCGGGTTGGGGTGCCTAAGAGAAAGCAGTATAAGCTGATCCTGAACAGCAAAGACCCTAAATTCGGCGGGGATACGCCGGTGGAGCAGACGGTTTATAAGGCTGTGAAGAAAGAATGTGACGGCAGGGATTACTCCTTTGCTTATCCACTTCCGGCATATGGGGTGGCTGTGTTCTTATATTAG
- a CDS encoding TetR/AcrR family transcriptional regulator, whose protein sequence is MDNKELILKSALDLFYAKGYDAVGVQEIVDKAGISKPTLYYYFGSKLGLLQNLLETGYQEFESRLIDIARPGESLPGVLYQAARTFFDYAASNQKFYLFMLSLFYSGRENEAYKTVSPLIERYYKIIVKIFEDASSQLGNMRGRQELFAVGFTGVLNHHIMTVSYGLSEDEKFEISDETTYEIVHQFMYGIYS, encoded by the coding sequence ATGGATAATAAAGAATTGATATTAAAGTCAGCGCTGGATTTGTTTTATGCCAAGGGGTATGATGCTGTGGGCGTCCAGGAAATCGTGGATAAGGCCGGAATTTCCAAGCCAACTTTATATTATTATTTTGGAAGCAAGCTGGGATTGCTGCAGAATCTGCTGGAGACAGGATACCAGGAGTTTGAAAGCAGGCTTATTGATATTGCCAGACCGGGAGAAAGTCTTCCCGGGGTGCTCTATCAGGCAGCAAGGACATTTTTTGACTATGCGGCTTCCAATCAAAAATTCTACTTATTCATGCTGTCTCTGTTTTATTCCGGAAGAGAAAATGAGGCCTATAAAACGGTTTCACCTCTTATTGAGAGGTATTATAAGATCATTGTGAAGATATTTGAGGACGCGTCCTCCCAACTGGGGAACATGCGGGGGCGGCAGGAATTATTTGCCGTGGGTTTTACAGGTGTGCTCAACCATCATATTATGACAGTGAGCTACGGTCTTTCCGAAGATGAAAAATTTGAAATTTCTGATGAGACCACATATGAAATTGTGCATCAGTTTATGTATGGGATATATTCGTAG